Proteins from a single region of Streptomyces spectabilis:
- the alaS gene encoding alanine--tRNA ligase — protein MRTADIRTRFLDFFAERGHTVVPSAPLPTPDPTLLFVNAGMVPFKPYLTGEVAPPWPRATSVQKCVRTLDIEEVGKTTRHGSFFQMNGNFSFGDYFKEEAITFAWDLSTRSVADGGYGLDPAKIWVTVHHSDDESRGLWRRVADLPDERIVARGDEDNFWSMGVPGPCGPCSELYYDRGPALGRAGGPAVDEDRYMEFWNLVFMQYERGEGTGKTGYPILGELPRRNIDTGMGLERMATLLQGVDNLYEIDETRPVLDRAAELAGVRYGADAAQDVRLRVVADHVRTALMLLADGTAPGNEGRGYVLRRILRRAVRSMRQLGHGDPALADLLAVARDRMAPSYPEVADAYARIADQAQGEEDAFRATLKQGTTVLDTAVTRVKADGGRQLPGAKAFLLHDTYGFPIDLTLEMAAEQGVEVDREGFTALMREQRERARADARARKSGSAIDTSALRAVLDEHGPTDWRAWDTLATDSRVLALMGPAGPVPLARAGEIVTAVLDRTPFYAESGGQDSDAGRLSGASLEADVLDVQRPLPGLVAHQIRVTAGELAVGGRVHAAVDPEWRLGARQAHSGTHVLHAALREILGPTALQSGSYNRPGYLRLDFPWRGGLSATVRSEVEEAANRALRRDLPVGVRWMTLPEAKELGALALFDETYGERVRVVEIGGAWSRELCGGTHVEHASQVGVVALTAESSVGAGMRRLEAAVGVEGFGYLARERDLVARIAEQVQAPRAELPDRVAALLDRLKAADRENERLRQSARAARAAELAGQAVEVAGAYVATATTDGDAGAARALAVEVRGRLRAERPGVAAVTLSGAKPVLAVAVNEAARTAGLSASALVKRLLGGRGGGSDEVAQGGGADRERLAAAVAGLPGVVREELGA, from the coding sequence TTGCGCACCGCCGACATCCGCACCCGCTTCCTCGACTTCTTCGCCGAGCGGGGCCACACCGTGGTGCCCAGCGCCCCGCTGCCGACGCCCGACCCGACGCTCCTGTTCGTCAACGCGGGCATGGTGCCGTTCAAGCCGTATCTGACGGGCGAGGTCGCACCGCCCTGGCCGCGCGCCACCAGCGTGCAGAAGTGCGTGCGCACCCTCGACATCGAGGAGGTCGGCAAGACCACCCGGCACGGCTCGTTCTTCCAGATGAACGGCAACTTCTCCTTCGGCGACTACTTCAAGGAAGAGGCCATCACCTTCGCCTGGGACCTGAGCACCCGCTCCGTCGCCGACGGCGGCTACGGGCTCGACCCGGCGAAGATCTGGGTGACCGTCCACCACTCCGACGACGAGTCGCGCGGCCTGTGGCGGCGCGTCGCCGACCTGCCCGACGAGCGCATCGTGGCCCGAGGCGACGAGGACAACTTCTGGTCCATGGGCGTGCCCGGACCCTGCGGCCCCTGCTCGGAGCTGTACTACGACCGGGGTCCCGCGCTCGGCCGCGCGGGCGGCCCGGCCGTCGACGAGGACCGGTACATGGAGTTCTGGAACCTCGTCTTCATGCAGTACGAGCGCGGCGAGGGCACCGGCAAGACCGGCTACCCGATCCTCGGCGAACTCCCGCGCCGCAACATCGACACCGGCATGGGCCTGGAGCGCATGGCCACCCTGCTCCAGGGCGTCGACAATCTGTACGAGATCGACGAGACCCGGCCCGTCCTCGACCGCGCCGCCGAACTCGCCGGGGTGCGCTACGGCGCCGACGCCGCCCAGGACGTGCGCCTTCGCGTCGTCGCCGACCACGTCCGCACCGCCCTGATGCTGCTCGCCGACGGCACCGCGCCCGGCAACGAGGGCCGCGGCTACGTCCTGCGCCGCATCCTGCGCCGCGCCGTGCGCTCCATGCGCCAGCTCGGCCACGGCGACCCGGCCCTCGCGGACCTGCTGGCCGTCGCCCGCGACCGGATGGCGCCGAGCTACCCCGAGGTCGCCGACGCCTACGCGCGCATCGCCGACCAGGCCCAGGGCGAGGAGGACGCCTTCCGCGCCACCCTCAAGCAGGGCACCACGGTCCTGGACACCGCCGTCACCCGGGTCAAGGCCGACGGCGGCCGCCAACTGCCCGGCGCCAAGGCCTTCCTGCTGCACGACACCTACGGCTTTCCCATCGACCTCACCCTGGAGATGGCCGCCGAGCAGGGCGTCGAGGTCGACCGCGAGGGCTTCACGGCCCTCATGCGCGAGCAGCGCGAGCGGGCCCGCGCCGACGCCCGCGCCCGCAAGTCCGGGTCCGCAATCGACACCTCGGCCCTGCGCGCCGTCCTCGACGAGCACGGGCCGACCGACTGGCGTGCCTGGGACACCCTGGCGACGGACTCCCGCGTCCTCGCGCTCATGGGCCCGGCCGGCCCCGTGCCCCTCGCCCGCGCCGGCGAGATCGTCACCGCCGTCCTCGACCGCACGCCGTTCTACGCCGAGTCCGGTGGGCAGGACAGCGACGCCGGACGGCTCTCCGGTGCGTCCCTCGAAGCCGATGTGCTCGATGTGCAGCGGCCGCTGCCCGGCCTGGTGGCCCATCAGATCAGGGTCACCGCAGGTGAGTTGGCCGTCGGCGGTCGCGTGCACGCCGCCGTCGACCCCGAGTGGCGGCTCGGTGCGCGCCAGGCCCACTCGGGCACCCACGTGCTGCACGCCGCCCTGCGCGAGATCCTCGGCCCGACCGCCCTGCAGTCCGGCTCCTACAACCGCCCCGGCTATCTGCGGCTCGACTTCCCCTGGCGCGGGGGCCTCTCCGCCACCGTCCGCAGCGAGGTCGAGGAGGCCGCCAACCGGGCGCTCCGCCGCGACCTGCCCGTCGGCGTGCGCTGGATGACGCTGCCCGAGGCCAAGGAGCTCGGCGCGCTGGCGCTGTTCGACGAGACGTACGGCGAGCGGGTCCGGGTGGTCGAGATCGGCGGTGCCTGGTCGCGCGAGCTGTGCGGCGGCACCCACGTCGAGCACGCGTCCCAGGTCGGCGTGGTCGCCCTGACCGCCGAGTCGTCGGTGGGCGCGGGCATGCGGCGCCTGGAGGCCGCGGTCGGCGTCGAGGGCTTCGGCTATCTCGCGCGCGAGCGCGACCTGGTCGCCCGGATCGCCGAGCAGGTGCAGGCGCCGCGCGCCGAACTCCCCGACCGGGTCGCCGCGTTGCTCGACCGGCTCAAGGCCGCGGACCGGGAGAACGAGCGCCTTCGGCAGTCGGCCCGTGCCGCCCGCGCCGCCGAACTCGCCGGGCAGGCCGTCGAGGTGGCGGGCGCGTACGTGGCCACCGCGACGACGGACGGCGACGCGGGCGCCGCGCGGGCCCTGGCCGTCGAAGTGCGCGGACGGCTGCGCGCCGAGCGCCCCGGCGTGGCCGCCGTGACTCTCTCCGGCGCCAAGCCGGTCCTCGCCGTGGCCGTGAACGAAGCGGCAAGGACAGCGGGTCTGTCGGCCTCCGCCCTGGTCAAGCGGCTGCTCGGCGGACGCGGCGGCGGCTCGGACGAGGTGGCGCAGGGCGGCGGAGCGGACCGGGAGCGGCTCGCGGCCGCGGTGGCCGGGCTCCCCGGCGTCGTACGCGAGGAACTCGGCGCCTAG